The Borreliella valaisiana VS116 genome segment ACTTCTTCATTTAATGCCTTAATTGTATGTTTTTAATAAAATAAAGTAAAGTGAATCAAAATATTTATATATTTTGATATAATGTAAAAATGAAGTTTAAAAGGATGTATAATGAGTTATTATGTACTAAGCAAAATATTTCTATATTCTGGATACCTTGTTGTTGGATTTTTATCTTTTACAATTTTCAATAAAAACTTACGAAATAAAATCAGAAAGAAATTAAAAAATTTATACTTTTTATATTATTTAACTTTTTTTGCTCTTTTTATAATCAGCTCAAATTTATCTTATTATTTCACTGAAAAGCAGTTATTGGAAAATTTTAATGCTTTTGAAAAAGAATTTTTTGAAATACATAAGGTAAACGAACAATTTTTTCAAAAATACCTACTAAATTTTCCAGTACCAATAAGAATGGAATTGATGTCAAAATTTAATCCACTATATACAGTGTTTAATGCTAGTTTTGAGAAATATTCTAAAAACATTGGCAAAAGCTCTTATGAAATTCAAACAAATTATAAAAATTACATCAAAGCAACAAATTCGGAAATTAAAAACAAATTAGAACAAATAAAAGAAAGTATCATCCCTATTTATAATAAATATAAATTACCTATTCTAAATGGAAAAAATACAGAAATAGGTATTGATTCAAACGGAAATATTATTCCTATTACAAAAAATACAAACGGAAAAATAACAGAATTGCTGTTTTACGATCAAAATTATAATTTAATTCCCTTTAAAAAATTTGAAAACTACGAAGTTAGATTTGATATAATCCCAGAAAATAAAAATATACACTTCAAAGAACTAATAAATGTTTATTATCTTGATGAAAGCAATATTACTAATCCTATAGAATATTATAAAAATAATATTGAGACTAACCCTTATTACATAGACTTACAAGAAGATAAAGACAACTTTCTTAAAACAATAAAAATTAAAAAAGAGTATGGTTTATACTTGGAGAAAAAAAAACAACTACAACATTTAACTGAAAATGACAAACTTAATGATTTTAAAGAATTTTTAGCAAAAAATAACAATATTTTTTCATTAAATACAATATTTTCTAATGGTAATCCAATATTTACTTATGCCATAAATGTAAAAGCAAAAAGTATTATAAATTATTTAATAACAAAAGAATTTAATATCAATTTAACAAATCAAAGCTCTCAAACAGCTCTTCATAATGCCATAATTCAAAAATATGAATTAAAATTTATTAAATCACTTATTAAAAAAGGTGCTAATCCAAATATCAGAGATATAGACAATAAACTGCCTATAGATTACTCTGATAAAACTGGTGAAATCTATAAATATTTAATGGGCATTTAGCTGTTGTCATGCTAATTAAATTAGCATGACAACAGCATTCTAAGCTAAATTAATCTGATTTATTAAGCTCTAAATTTAATTTGAAATAATTGTAATGTGAATAGAGACTACAACCAATACTTTAATAATAAAAAATATGAAATTAAATTGAAAATAATCTTTAACACTTTTTAGAAATACAAAAGCTTCTAAACAGCAATTTAATATAGTATTATTTATCAATGCCAATATTTACAAGATTGAAAAATATTGTTAAGATATTAAACGTATTATTCAAATTAATTATTTTAATTAATTAATTTGCACTTAATAAAAAGGGGAAAATTATGTCAACATCATCCGCATCTATATCTATATTTACAATATTGCAAAAAGTAGGAAAAGCCTTCATGCTTCCTATAGCACTTTTACCAGCAGCTGGAATTTTATTGGGAATCGGAGGCGCATTTACTAATGAGACAATGATTCAGGCTTATGGATTAGAAGAAATCCTTGGAAAAGGAAGTGTAGCAAACTCAATACTTTATCTTATGAAATATACAGGAGAAGTAATTTTTGCTAACTTACCTTTAATGTTCGCAGCAGCAATTCCAATCGGACTTGCTAAAGTAGAAAAAGGAACAGCTGCTTTAGCAGGAGTAGTCGGCTTTTTAGTTATGCATCAAACTATAAATGGAATCTTGTACATACAAGGAATCACACCAGAAAGTGCAAGCTTAAAAGCACTATTGGAATTAGGAATGCCTGAAACAGCTGCAACTGCCAAAAGTCAGGAATATACAAGTGTACTTGGAATATTCTCTCTTCAAATGAGCGTAATGGGAGGACTTATAGCAGGATTTGTTGCTGTCTTTCTTCATAACAGATTCTATAATATTCAATTACCCACATTTTTAGCATTTTTTGGAGGCACAAGATTTGTGCCAATCGTAACCACAATGACAATGTTTATTGTAGGAATATTTTTAACATTTATTTGGCCTTTTATCCAAGGTGCAATGACTTCGTTTGGAAGCATTGTAGAACAATCCGGGCTTTTTGGAACATTTGCATATGGAGCAATAAAAAGGTCTTTAATTCCATTTGGACTTCACCATATATTTTATTTGCCATTTTGGCAAACAGCTGTTGGTGGGGCAATGGAAATAAATGGAGAACTCATATCAGGGGCACAAAATATATTCTTCAAACAACTTGCAGATCCCAATACTATACATTTTGAAGTTGCAAAGG includes the following:
- a CDS encoding ankyrin repeat domain-containing protein → MSYYVLSKIFLYSGYLVVGFLSFTIFNKNLRNKIRKKLKNLYFLYYLTFFALFIISSNLSYYFTEKQLLENFNAFEKEFFEIHKVNEQFFQKYLLNFPVPIRMELMSKFNPLYTVFNASFEKYSKNIGKSSYEIQTNYKNYIKATNSEIKNKLEQIKESIIPIYNKYKLPILNGKNTEIGIDSNGNIIPITKNTNGKITELLFYDQNYNLIPFKKFENYEVRFDIIPENKNIHFKELINVYYLDESNITNPIEYYKNNIETNPYYIDLQEDKDNFLKTIKIKKEYGLYLEKKKQLQHLTENDKLNDFKEFLAKNNNIFSLNTIFSNGNPIFTYAINVKAKSIINYLITKEFNINLTNQSSQTALHNAIIQKYELKFIKSLIKKGANPNIRDIDNKLPIDYSDKTGEIYKYLMGI
- a CDS encoding PTS transporter subunit EIIC, with the protein product MSTSSASISIFTILQKVGKAFMLPIALLPAAGILLGIGGAFTNETMIQAYGLEEILGKGSVANSILYLMKYTGEVIFANLPLMFAAAIPIGLAKVEKGTAALAGVVGFLVMHQTINGILYIQGITPESASLKALLELGMPETAATAKSQEYTSVLGIFSLQMSVMGGLIAGFVAVFLHNRFYNIQLPTFLAFFGGTRFVPIVTTMTMFIVGIFLTFIWPFIQGAMTSFGSIVEQSGLFGTFAYGAIKRSLIPFGLHHIFYLPFWQTAVGGAMEINGELISGAQNIFFKQLADPNTIHFEVAKGTRFFSGEFVVMIFGLPGAALAMYHTSKPENKKNVASLLISASFTSMLTGITEPLEFAFLFAAPALYYFIYVPLFGLAYLLTHLLNVGVGLTFSGGFIDMFLFGILQGNSKTNWIAIPILGIFYFIGFYFIFKFTIMKFNLKTIGREDEEMEKDSIVSEKTSLSETSSKVLEGLGGKDNITYIDACASRLRVNLKQIELVKSDTYFKNLGASGILKKGNSVQIVFGGLSDNIKMEIDKLM